The following coding sequences lie in one Heyndrickxia oleronia genomic window:
- a CDS encoding PH domain-containing protein, with translation MRYYSKKGPILSLIVWALVITLIGTMIFLLFHGLNDSDTLFEFIVIAIACVLIIWLWMNTYYEITNKGLLKVVTGPFHYTSIEIKGIKSITKTRNFISSPALSMDRIEIQYNKWHSIIISPKDKNQFINQLMELNPDINVDDAYTNKEKINII, from the coding sequence ATGCGTTATTATTCTAAAAAGGGGCCAATCTTGTCATTAATTGTGTGGGCACTTGTTATAACACTTATTGGTACAATGATCTTCTTATTGTTCCATGGGCTAAATGATTCTGATACATTATTTGAGTTTATTGTTATTGCTATAGCTTGTGTCTTAATTATTTGGCTATGGATGAATACTTATTACGAAATTACAAATAAAGGGCTATTAAAAGTCGTTACCGGCCCATTTCATTATACAAGTATTGAAATAAAAGGGATAAAATCAATTACTAAAACAAGAAATTTCATCTCAAGTCCAGCATTGTCTATGGATCGTATTGAAATTCAGTATAATAAATGGCATAGTATCATCATTTCTCCAAAAGACAAAAATCAATTTATTAATCAATTGATGGAACTAAATCCAGATATAAATGTAGATGATGCTTATACTAATAAAGAAAAGATTAATATCATATAA
- a CDS encoding staygreen family protein has product MIDRFDNLSVNILPLATKLTPLQGRRYTLSHSEATGEWLVSIGLKGSKQITSFDLQNVIQAEWTTKMGEYVLLGKINIDSEANDKKLAQIRYMIYQKELPFLIKMIINSDRPFFNYYPLLLDAPIHIEFQSTSSQLYQTLFMGTPRKYLIEESVNT; this is encoded by the coding sequence ATGATTGATCGATTTGACAATTTGTCGGTAAATATACTTCCGTTAGCAACAAAATTAACCCCATTACAAGGTAGAAGATATACTCTATCACATTCAGAGGCTACAGGTGAGTGGTTAGTTTCTATTGGATTAAAGGGTAGTAAGCAGATAACCTCCTTTGATTTGCAGAATGTTATTCAGGCAGAATGGACAACAAAAATGGGTGAATACGTTCTTCTAGGAAAAATTAATATTGATTCTGAAGCAAATGATAAAAAATTGGCGCAAATTCGTTATATGATTTATCAAAAAGAACTTCCATTTCTCATAAAGATGATAATCAATAGCGACAGACCCTTTTTTAACTATTACCCATTATTATTAGATGCACCCATTCATATAGAATTTCAATCAACTTCTTCACAACTTTATCAAACGCTATTCATGGGTACACCAAGAAAATATTTAATAGAAGAATCGGTTAATACATAG
- a CDS encoding MraY family glycosyltransferase has translation MFLYFLAFTISLVIVLITIPPIRKLAFKIDFVDKPSKRKIHKIPVPQLASISIFLGFFITFWIFNDQIRDHSIPIFMGSLLIIGIGLVDDWFKTKGKEFPAWPKAAVQLLAAVLIYYSGIVFTGFTNPMSGEYIILPTFLQFALTVLWIFGVTTVINFMDGLDGLTGGITTISAITLFIVALFKGQQESAILSIILLGTTLGYLKYNKPPAKIYMGDAGATFLGYMLAIISLNGAFKQATLFSILIPILVLSVPIFDNLYVIIKRFLQGKPIYIADRSQIHYRLISKGLNPKQSTAFIFLLSTCFSLLAIIVLLIDSF, from the coding sequence ATATTTTTGTATTTTTTAGCATTTACTATATCACTAGTTATTGTACTAATTACGATACCTCCAATTAGAAAATTAGCATTTAAAATTGATTTTGTAGACAAGCCTTCAAAACGAAAAATTCATAAAATACCTGTACCACAATTAGCAAGTATTTCGATTTTTTTAGGATTTTTTATTACCTTTTGGATATTTAACGATCAAATAAGGGATCACTCAATCCCGATCTTTATGGGCTCTCTTTTAATAATAGGCATTGGATTAGTAGATGATTGGTTTAAAACAAAGGGAAAAGAATTTCCTGCATGGCCAAAAGCCGCAGTGCAATTATTAGCTGCTGTCTTAATTTACTATTCGGGAATTGTTTTTACAGGTTTTACAAATCCAATGAGTGGGGAATACATTATTCTTCCTACCTTTTTACAATTTGCCTTAACAGTCCTGTGGATTTTTGGTGTGACTACTGTTATCAATTTTATGGATGGATTAGACGGACTTACAGGAGGCATTACGACAATTTCAGCTATCACGCTATTTATTGTAGCTTTATTTAAAGGACAACAGGAGTCTGCTATCTTATCCATCATTTTATTAGGTACAACTTTAGGCTATTTAAAATATAATAAGCCGCCTGCGAAAATCTATATGGGTGATGCAGGTGCTACTTTTTTAGGTTATATGTTAGCGATCATTTCTTTAAATGGCGCATTTAAACAAGCCACTCTTTTTTCTATTTTAATACCGATATTAGTTCTAAGTGTACCAATCTTCGATAATTTGTATGTGATTATTAAAAGATTTTTACAAGGTAAACCAATTTACATAGCTGATCGAAGTCAAATACATTATCGATTAATTTCAAAGGGACTAAATCCTAAACAATCGACGGCATTTATCTTTTTACTAAGTACATGTTTTAGTTTATTGGCAATCATCGTATTACTGATTGATTCATTTTAA
- the parC gene encoding DNA topoisomerase IV subunit A, whose translation MSTIEKFQDLPLEEVLGDRFGRYSKYIIQDRALPDARDGLKPVQRRILYAMHVEGNTAEKGFRKSAKTVGNVIGNYHPHGDSSVYEAMVRMSQDWKVRNVLIEMHGNNGSIDGDPAAAMRYTEARLSAIASELLQDIDKNTVDFIPNFDDTSKEPTVLPARFPNLLVNGSTGISAGYATDIPPHHLGEVIDGTIKRIENPDCTVDELMSIIKGPDFPTGGIIQGIEGIKKAYETGKGKMVVRGKTEIEEIRGGRQQIVITEIPYEVNKANMVKKIDELRLDRKVEGISEIRDETDRTGLRIVIELKKEANADGVLNFLFKNTDLQISYNFNMVAIHNRRPKLMGLKDLLDAYIEHQKEVVTNRTAFDLHKARERQHIVEGLMKALSILDEVIATIRASKDKRNAKDNLIQKYQFTEAQSEAIVSLQLYRLTNTDITALQQEAEELNKKIAEYTSILESEKKLLGVIKKELKEIKKKYVNDRRTVIEDEIEEIKINLEVMIPNEEVMVTVTKDGYVKRTSMRSYAASNGMDLAIKETDRVLFQEEINTTSVVLLFTNKGNYLYCPVHELPDIRWKDLGQHIANIIPIDRDEHIIKVMEVKDFKEPSYLLFITKNGMTKKSEINQYNAQRYSKPLVAINLKGDDEVIDVHLTDGTFDLFIASHLGYGLWFNEEEVNIVGARAAGVKGINLKENDYVVSGKILSNDSNESIFIATQRGAIKKMKLSEFEKTSRAKRGVVMLRELKNNPHRIIGLDIVKEKDTMFLQTEKEVIESVQIQNLRYNDRYSNGSFIIDETVNGSVTEIWKELSSNSEEDFNKK comes from the coding sequence ATGTCAACAATAGAAAAATTTCAAGACCTACCCCTAGAAGAAGTTTTAGGTGATCGATTTGGTAGGTACAGTAAATATATTATTCAAGACCGTGCCCTTCCAGATGCTCGTGATGGATTAAAGCCTGTTCAACGACGAATCTTGTATGCGATGCATGTAGAAGGAAACACAGCAGAAAAAGGATTTCGCAAATCCGCAAAAACTGTTGGGAATGTAATCGGTAATTACCACCCTCATGGAGATTCTTCTGTTTATGAGGCTATGGTACGTATGAGTCAAGATTGGAAGGTTAGAAATGTACTAATTGAAATGCACGGAAATAACGGTAGTATTGATGGAGATCCTGCTGCTGCTATGCGTTATACAGAAGCAAGATTATCAGCGATAGCATCTGAACTTTTACAAGACATTGATAAAAACACCGTGGATTTTATTCCAAACTTTGATGATACTTCAAAGGAACCAACCGTTCTCCCTGCAAGATTTCCTAATCTGCTAGTGAACGGGTCAACAGGGATTTCTGCCGGCTATGCAACAGACATCCCTCCTCATCATCTTGGTGAGGTAATTGATGGGACCATTAAACGAATTGAAAATCCTGATTGTACAGTGGATGAATTAATGTCCATCATTAAAGGTCCTGATTTCCCTACTGGAGGGATTATTCAAGGGATTGAAGGGATTAAAAAAGCCTATGAAACAGGTAAAGGAAAAATGGTGGTTCGCGGAAAAACTGAAATCGAAGAAATTCGCGGAGGGCGTCAACAGATTGTAATTACTGAAATTCCATATGAAGTAAACAAGGCAAATATGGTAAAAAAAATTGATGAGCTTCGGTTAGATAGAAAAGTAGAAGGAATTTCAGAGATACGCGATGAAACCGATCGTACAGGCCTTCGAATTGTCATCGAATTAAAAAAAGAGGCGAACGCAGACGGTGTCTTAAACTTCTTGTTTAAAAATACCGATTTACAAATTTCCTACAATTTTAACATGGTGGCAATTCATAATCGTAGACCAAAGCTTATGGGATTAAAAGATCTATTAGATGCATATATAGAGCACCAAAAAGAAGTGGTTACAAATCGTACAGCTTTCGATTTACATAAGGCACGTGAGCGTCAACATATTGTTGAAGGATTAATGAAAGCATTATCCATTCTTGACGAAGTGATTGCAACTATCCGAGCTTCGAAGGATAAACGAAATGCGAAGGATAACTTAATACAAAAATATCAATTCACAGAGGCACAGTCGGAAGCGATCGTTTCTTTACAACTATATCGATTAACAAATACGGATATTACCGCTCTTCAACAAGAGGCTGAAGAACTAAATAAAAAAATTGCAGAATACACTTCCATATTGGAAAGTGAAAAGAAACTTCTAGGAGTCATAAAAAAAGAATTAAAAGAGATTAAAAAGAAATATGTCAATGATCGCAGAACGGTTATCGAGGATGAAATCGAAGAGATTAAAATAAATCTAGAAGTAATGATTCCTAATGAAGAAGTTATGGTTACCGTAACTAAGGACGGATATGTAAAAAGAACGAGTATGCGTTCATACGCTGCTTCAAATGGAATGGATTTAGCTATTAAAGAAACAGATCGAGTATTATTCCAAGAGGAGATCAACACAACGAGCGTTGTCCTATTGTTTACGAATAAAGGCAATTACTTATATTGTCCTGTTCACGAGCTCCCTGATATTAGATGGAAAGACCTTGGACAACATATAGCTAATATTATTCCAATTGACCGGGATGAGCATATAATCAAGGTAATGGAAGTAAAGGATTTCAAGGAACCAAGCTACTTATTGTTTATTACGAAAAATGGCATGACGAAAAAATCAGAAATCAATCAATATAATGCCCAACGTTATTCTAAACCACTAGTTGCTATAAATTTAAAAGGTGATGATGAGGTCATCGATGTACACTTAACTGATGGTACATTTGATCTCTTTATTGCCAGTCATTTAGGCTATGGGCTATGGTTTAATGAGGAAGAAGTAAATATTGTTGGTGCGCGAGCTGCAGGGGTAAAAGGAATTAACTTAAAAGAAAATGATTATGTTGTATCCGGAAAAATCTTGAGTAATGATTCAAATGAATCCATTTTCATAGCCACCCAACGTGGTGCAATTAAAAAAATGAAATTAAGTGAATTTGAAAAAACCTCACGTGCTAAACGTGGCGTAGTTATGCTACGTGAACTAAAAAACAACCCTCATAGAATCATTGGTTTAGACATAGTTAAAGAAAAAGATACTATGTTTTTGCAGACCGAAAAAGAGGTAATTGAATCCGTTCAAATTCAAAATTTACGTTATAATGATCGTTATTCGAATGGATCATTCATTATTGATGAAACTGTAAATGGAAGTGTAACTGAGATTTGGAAGGAACTTTCATCCAATAGTGAAGAAGATTTTAATAAGAAATAA
- the parE gene encoding DNA topoisomerase IV subunit B — translation MVKKQNLIEYNDDAIQVLEGLEAVRKRPGMYIGSTDARGLHHLVYEIVDNSVDEALAGNGDHIIVKIHKDNSISVEDKGRGMPTGMHKLGKPTTEVIFTVLHAGGKFGQGGYKTSGGLHGVGASVVNALSEWLIVTIKRDGAVYQQKFINGGKPETTLEKIGKSNQTGTLIHFKPDPTIFSTTTYNYDTLCERLRESAFLLKGLKIEIIDERYDQKDVFFYENGIEAFVEYLNEGKDVLHPVVFIEGDSSGIEVEYAFQFNDGFSENILSFVNNVRTKDGGTHEIGAKTAMTRVINEYARKVNLLKEKDKNLEGTDIREGLSAIVSVRIPEELLQFEGQTKGKLGTSEARSAVDSVVSEHLAYFLEENPESSNLLIKKSIKAAQAREAARKAREEARSGKKRKKSESLLSGKLTPAQSRNPEKNELYLVEGDSAGGSAKQGRDRRFQAVLPLRGKVINTEKAKLQDIFKNEEINTIIHTIGAGVGPDFNVDDANYDKIIIMTDADTDGAHIQVLLLTFFYRYMKPLIEAGKVYIALPPLYKVSKGSGKKEIIEYAWTEDELNSVTKKVGKGYMLQRYKGLGEMNADQLWDTTMNPDSRTLIRVRIDDAARAERRVTTLMGDKVEPRRKWIENNVAFGLEEDQNILDNENISVDGGEED, via the coding sequence GTGGTAAAGAAGCAAAACTTAATTGAATACAACGATGACGCAATACAAGTATTAGAAGGTCTAGAAGCAGTAAGAAAACGTCCAGGTATGTACATAGGATCTACGGATGCTAGAGGCCTTCATCATTTAGTATATGAAATCGTTGATAATTCCGTGGATGAGGCATTAGCAGGTAACGGAGATCATATTATCGTTAAAATACATAAAGACAATAGTATAAGTGTTGAGGATAAAGGCCGAGGTATGCCAACAGGAATGCATAAATTAGGCAAGCCAACAACCGAAGTTATTTTTACGGTTCTACATGCAGGGGGAAAATTTGGGCAAGGTGGTTATAAAACATCTGGGGGTCTACATGGTGTAGGTGCTTCAGTTGTTAACGCATTATCCGAGTGGTTAATAGTCACAATTAAACGGGATGGTGCTGTATATCAACAAAAATTTATTAATGGTGGCAAGCCAGAAACCACTCTGGAGAAAATCGGAAAATCAAATCAAACTGGAACTCTCATTCATTTTAAACCAGATCCAACCATATTTAGCACGACCACTTATAATTACGATACCTTGTGCGAACGCTTACGTGAATCTGCCTTTTTATTAAAAGGATTAAAAATCGAAATCATTGATGAAAGATACGACCAAAAGGATGTATTTTTTTACGAAAATGGAATTGAAGCATTTGTCGAATATTTAAACGAAGGAAAAGATGTTCTACACCCAGTTGTTTTTATTGAAGGAGATTCAAGTGGAATTGAAGTTGAATATGCCTTCCAATTTAATGATGGTTTTTCTGAGAATATTCTTTCATTTGTTAATAATGTTCGAACAAAAGACGGCGGAACTCATGAAATCGGAGCAAAAACAGCAATGACTCGAGTCATTAATGAATATGCTCGAAAAGTGAACTTATTGAAAGAAAAGGATAAAAACCTGGAGGGTACGGATATTCGTGAAGGATTATCTGCTATCGTTTCTGTGCGAATTCCAGAAGAACTTCTTCAATTTGAAGGTCAAACTAAAGGAAAATTAGGAACAAGTGAAGCTAGATCTGCTGTAGATTCTGTTGTTTCAGAACATCTAGCCTATTTCTTAGAGGAGAATCCAGAATCAAGTAATCTCTTGATTAAAAAATCGATAAAAGCAGCTCAAGCAAGAGAAGCAGCACGAAAGGCTCGTGAAGAAGCACGAAGTGGAAAAAAGCGAAAAAAATCAGAAAGCTTATTATCTGGTAAATTAACTCCTGCGCAATCTCGCAATCCTGAGAAAAACGAACTTTATTTAGTTGAGGGAGATTCCGCTGGTGGTTCTGCGAAGCAAGGACGCGACAGAAGATTCCAGGCTGTTCTTCCTTTACGCGGAAAAGTTATTAACACTGAAAAAGCAAAACTCCAAGATATTTTTAAAAATGAAGAAATTAATACAATCATTCATACAATCGGTGCCGGAGTGGGTCCAGATTTCAATGTAGACGATGCCAATTATGATAAGATCATTATTATGACCGATGCAGATACAGATGGCGCACATATTCAAGTATTATTACTTACATTCTTTTATCGCTATATGAAGCCTCTTATTGAAGCGGGAAAGGTCTATATTGCTCTCCCACCTTTATATAAAGTAAGTAAGGGTTCAGGAAAAAAAGAAATCATCGAATACGCATGGACCGAGGACGAATTAAATAGTGTGACCAAGAAGGTAGGAAAAGGCTATATGCTCCAACGCTATAAAGGACTTGGAGAGATGAACGCTGATCAACTATGGGATACAACAATGAATCCAGATTCAAGAACCTTAATACGTGTTCGAATTGATGATGCGGCAAGAGCGGAACGTAGAGTCACTACCTTGATGGGAGATAAGGTTGAACCAAGACGTAAATGGATTGAAAACAATGTTGCTTTTGGTCTTGAAGAGGACCAAAACATATTAGATAACGAAAATATATCAGTTGATGGAGGGGAAGAAGACTGA
- a CDS encoding CoA-binding protein, protein MTIENPSREEIGIILKKAKRVAVVGLSNNPERTSYMISEAMQKAGYEIIPVNPSVDEVLGVKAVSSLKDIEGHVDIVNIFRRSEFLPDLAQQFVEIDADVFWSQLGVENEEAYQFLKDKGKTVIMNRCIKVEHALTK, encoded by the coding sequence ATGACGATTGAAAATCCAAGTAGAGAAGAAATTGGTATCATTTTAAAGAAAGCCAAGCGAGTCGCAGTCGTAGGATTGAGCAATAATCCAGAGCGAACTTCCTATATGATATCAGAAGCGATGCAAAAAGCAGGATATGAAATCATTCCAGTAAATCCGTCGGTTGACGAGGTATTAGGAGTAAAAGCGGTCTCTTCTTTGAAGGATATTGAAGGCCATGTAGACATTGTCAATATTTTTAGACGTTCTGAATTTTTGCCTGATCTTGCTCAGCAATTTGTTGAAATAGATGCTGATGTATTCTGGTCCCAACTTGGTGTTGAGAATGAAGAGGCATATCAATTCCTTAAAGATAAAGGAAAAACAGTCATAATGAACCGCTGTATTAAAGTAGAGCATGCATTAACCAAATAG
- a CDS encoding purine/pyrimidine permease — translation MKTTVSAIQWMAFMIAGSIAAPIAIADIYHLSPVETSAFVERTIFVLGIAGLLQGIIGHRLPINEGPAGLWWGVFTIYAGFVGTLYTSNIETLRELSGGMLLSGVFFFIFSAFGLIQKLAKLFTPSITFIYLFLLILQLSGSFIKGMFGLTSGVHQIQITTAILCTIIILLTFYLGQVRIQWIKQFSIMIGMIIGWILFIIFGIAPEVPKSHSWISFPEIFSFGIPKLDSGIIVTSFFITILLITNMIASVRVMEEVINMKETKKNTRYKQAGFISGINQLAGGLFSSIGPVPISGAAGFVSQTGIKSIRPFILGSLIVTIISLLPPIMNVMSALPAPVGYAVTFVIFTKMVGLALSEIDKTTDRQITYFSAGIGFLIGVGVMFLPAEATTGLPVVVASIINNGLILGTLFAVITEQYLLWKKKRAK, via the coding sequence TTGAAAACAACAGTATCCGCCATCCAATGGATGGCTTTTATGATTGCAGGTTCTATTGCTGCACCTATAGCAATAGCAGACATTTACCATTTAAGTCCTGTTGAGACTTCCGCGTTTGTAGAACGTACGATTTTTGTATTAGGAATTGCCGGATTGCTCCAAGGCATCATTGGTCACCGCTTACCGATTAATGAAGGACCTGCAGGTTTATGGTGGGGAGTATTTACTATTTATGCTGGATTTGTAGGTACATTATATACCTCAAATATCGAAACTCTTAGAGAATTATCCGGCGGAATGCTGTTGAGTGGGGTATTTTTCTTTATTTTTTCAGCATTTGGTTTAATACAAAAACTGGCAAAATTATTTACACCATCAATTACTTTTATTTATTTATTTTTACTTATTCTCCAATTAAGCGGTTCCTTTATAAAAGGGATGTTTGGTTTAACAAGTGGGGTACATCAAATTCAAATAACGACTGCCATATTATGTACGATTATTATTCTATTAACATTTTATTTAGGACAAGTTCGCATTCAATGGATCAAACAATTTTCTATTATGATAGGAATGATCATTGGCTGGATACTATTTATAATCTTTGGAATCGCACCCGAAGTACCTAAAAGTCACTCATGGATATCCTTCCCTGAAATCTTTTCCTTTGGTATTCCAAAATTAGATTCAGGTATTATCGTCACCTCGTTTTTTATTACCATCTTACTCATTACTAATATGATTGCTTCTGTTCGAGTAATGGAAGAGGTAATAAATATGAAGGAAACTAAAAAAAATACACGTTATAAGCAGGCAGGATTTATTTCAGGAATTAATCAGCTAGCTGGTGGTTTATTTTCTAGCATTGGACCTGTTCCTATTTCAGGAGCAGCTGGTTTTGTTAGTCAAACAGGCATAAAGTCCATCCGACCATTTATCCTTGGAAGTTTAATCGTAACCATTATTTCTTTGCTTCCACCAATTATGAACGTAATGAGTGCATTACCCGCACCAGTTGGCTATGCAGTCACCTTTGTAATTTTCACAAAAATGGTTGGCTTAGCACTTTCAGAAATCGATAAAACGACTGATCGTCAAATCACTTATTTTTCAGCTGGAATTGGCTTTTTAATCGGGGTTGGCGTCATGTTTCTTCCAGCAGAAGCGACAACTGGACTCCCAGTCGTTGTTGCCTCAATTATTAATAATGGGCTGATTTTAGGAACCCTATTTGCAGTGATCACAGAGCAATATTTACTTTGGAAAAAAAAGAGGGCAAAATGA
- a CDS encoding glycosyl hydrolase family 18 protein yields MATLEFRTKTKRKNKLFYGILVLLLLAAASLLFYFYPFASSEKVQYISNKNSILVNGKIQGTAVQDGNQLYVPIKIVQKNIDQSLFIENNAVILTTNQKVIRMPLNKEGFTANQVSKKTDFPIVKSINNDIYIDLKTLTKIYPIQFHITKENKVIWIEKNNEAYEKGKITVKDTRKAFLRLRTKPDLHSPYVEETKKGENIRIEKAIGEYYFVRTFEGIGGYIKKEYVTKNEKVQISTVTTDESTTSLKYNAPIHLTWEAVYTKTPNPDQLPKMPGVNIVSPTWFKLKNNQGDVANLASDSYMKWARKNGYQVWALFSNSFDPTLTKEALTHYETRTKIINQLLTYVKTYKLDGLNIDIENVSPEDGPLVTQFVRELSVYLHNEGKYVSMDITFIAKGSWSEFYERDKLAAVVDYLIVMAYDEHWASSPTAGSVASLPWVKNNLEQLLKEVPNEKLILGLPFFTRLWSEEMKDGQVSVSSKALSMDQANAWMKERNLKAQEDPETGQNYIEYKDAKTNIVYKMWLEDSLSLKKRAQLAAQYDLAGVASWARYFADDSAWLALQSSLSAFK; encoded by the coding sequence ATGGCAACATTAGAATTTAGAACCAAAACGAAAAGAAAAAATAAGTTATTCTATGGGATATTAGTGCTGCTTCTTTTGGCAGCTGCCAGTCTATTATTCTATTTTTATCCTTTTGCATCTTCTGAAAAAGTACAGTATATAAGTAATAAAAATTCTATTTTAGTTAACGGAAAAATACAAGGTACAGCTGTACAAGATGGAAACCAACTATATGTCCCAATAAAAATCGTTCAAAAGAATATTGATCAGTCTCTTTTTATTGAGAACAACGCTGTTATTCTAACAACAAATCAAAAGGTTATTCGCATGCCTTTGAACAAAGAAGGTTTTACAGCCAATCAAGTATCCAAAAAAACCGATTTTCCAATTGTTAAGTCTATAAATAACGATATTTATATCGATTTAAAGACATTAACTAAGATCTATCCTATTCAATTCCATATCACAAAGGAAAATAAGGTCATATGGATTGAAAAAAATAATGAGGCATATGAAAAAGGAAAGATTACTGTAAAGGATACACGAAAAGCCTTTTTAAGATTACGAACAAAACCAGATTTGCATTCTCCTTATGTAGAAGAGACCAAAAAAGGAGAAAACATTCGGATTGAAAAAGCAATCGGGGAATATTATTTTGTACGAACTTTTGAGGGTATTGGTGGGTATATTAAAAAAGAATATGTTACTAAAAACGAAAAAGTACAAATCTCAACTGTGACTACGGATGAATCAACAACAAGTTTAAAATATAATGCGCCGATTCATTTAACATGGGAGGCCGTTTATACAAAAACTCCAAACCCAGATCAATTACCTAAAATGCCAGGCGTAAATATTGTCTCTCCAACATGGTTTAAATTGAAAAATAATCAAGGAGACGTGGCAAATCTTGCTTCTGATTCGTACATGAAATGGGCAAGAAAAAATGGATATCAAGTTTGGGCTTTATTCTCTAATTCATTCGATCCGACATTGACAAAGGAAGCCTTAACACATTATGAAACTAGAACAAAGATCATTAATCAATTACTAACTTATGTAAAAACCTATAAGTTAGATGGATTAAACATCGATATAGAAAATGTTTCACCAGAGGACGGTCCACTAGTTACACAATTTGTCAGGGAGCTTTCCGTGTATTTACACAATGAAGGCAAATACGTATCTATGGATATAACATTTATCGCCAAAGGAAGCTGGTCTGAATTCTATGAACGAGACAAGCTTGCTGCTGTTGTCGATTATCTAATCGTAATGGCTTATGATGAGCATTGGGCAAGTTCCCCAACAGCAGGTAGTGTAGCAAGTCTTCCATGGGTGAAAAACAATTTGGAACAATTGCTTAAAGAAGTTCCAAATGAAAAATTAATACTAGGATTACCTTTCTTCACCCGTTTATGGTCGGAAGAAATGAAGGATGGGCAAGTGTCTGTGTCTTCCAAAGCGTTGTCAATGGATCAGGCAAATGCATGGATGAAGGAAAGAAATTTAAAAGCCCAAGAAGACCCAGAAACAGGGCAAAATTATATCGAATATAAAGACGCAAAAACAAATATTGTCTATAAGATGTGGTTAGAAGATTCTCTTTCATTGAAAAAAAGGGCACAATTGGCTGCGCAGTACGACTTAGCTGGTGTTGCCTCATGGGCACGTTATTTTGCAGATGATTCTGCATGGCTAGCGCTTCAAAGCTCATTATCTGCTTTTAAATAA
- the plsY gene encoding glycerol-3-phosphate 1-O-acyltransferase PlsY has translation MTYALIIILAYLLGSIPSGLIVGKLFYGIDIRQHGSGNLGGTNSFRTLGVKAGIAVTAADILKGTLATLLPIFFGVDDSLHPLLIGLFAVIGHMFPIFAGFRGGKAVATSGGVLLAYVPLLFILLVIVFLISLKICKYVSLSSIIAGIFAIIYSVVDFFITKDWPLVVIVFALAGFVIYRHRTNISRIKNKTEPKVKWI, from the coding sequence ATGACGTATGCACTTATTATCATTTTAGCTTATTTATTAGGATCGATTCCATCTGGTTTAATTGTGGGCAAGCTTTTCTATGGAATTGATATTAGACAGCATGGGAGTGGGAATTTAGGCGGAACCAACTCTTTTCGAACTTTAGGAGTAAAAGCAGGAATTGCTGTTACTGCTGCGGATATATTAAAAGGAACATTAGCCACTTTATTGCCAATATTTTTCGGTGTAGATGATTCACTTCACCCACTACTCATTGGATTATTTGCTGTAATTGGACATATGTTTCCTATTTTTGCAGGTTTCCGTGGAGGTAAGGCTGTAGCAACATCTGGAGGGGTATTGCTTGCATATGTTCCTCTATTATTTATATTACTTGTTATTGTGTTTCTAATTAGTTTGAAAATCTGTAAATATGTATCTCTGTCATCCATTATAGCTGGTATTTTTGCAATAATTTATTCCGTAGTAGATTTTTTTATTACGAAGGATTGGCCATTGGTCGTGATTGTTTTTGCATTAGCAGGTTTTGTCATTTATCGCCACCGGACAAATATTTCTAGAATTAAAAATAAAACAGAGCCAAAAGTAAAATGGATTTAA